The DNA region GCAAAACAGTCAACGCCGGCGCTGTCGCCGTCCCTCAGGGATCCATCTATGTCGAGCAACTCAAATCACTCGGCGGGGTGGAAATTGACGATGGTTCTGAATCGCTGCTGAATTGCCTGAAGAAACTGCTTCTGGGTCGGGTCAGGTTTGTCTATTACGGCGGCGAGGAATTAAAAAGGTATCTCCACGATAAACACCTGAACGGCAGCATCAAGTTGCTGCCTGCCGTATTGGCAACCGGCGCGATTTGTGTGGTGATCTCCAGAAAGGTGCCGCAAAACACGCGCGCCCGTATCCTGGCCGGGCTGCAAAAATTGCAACGGGATGGCACTTTGGACGCCTTGCGGGATAAATACGGGCTTTCCGTCCTGTAAAGCGTTCAGCCGCTGCTGGCGAGCATCACGCCAGCCTCAGGGCACGCATCTGCCGGTCCTGCACACGGGCGAGCAGCAGCAGCGCCAGGCTGGCACCAATCAGGGCACAGAACATGTCCGACTGGGTATCCCACGGGTCGCCCT from Paludibacterium sp. B53371 includes:
- a CDS encoding ABC transporter substrate-binding protein, which codes for MLLSMASFSEKLVLHTSGITDNPIRFDPGNRQQPGFSIELMQALQKRDPDLSFAGQNDLRSIKRIESGLKSGKLDIFFGLVSTPSRQDDFHVITQPVLYVQHIRLAAAKDDHAEVHDLADLSKTVNAGAVAVPQGSIYVEQLKSLGGVEIDDGSESLLNCLKKLLLGRVRFVYYGGEELKRYLHDKHLNGSIKLLPAVLATGAICVVISRKVPQNTRARILAGLQKLQRDGTLDALRDKYGLSVL